The Diorhabda carinulata isolate Delta chromosome 12, icDioCari1.1, whole genome shotgun sequence DNA window gttttcttGTTAAACATATGTAAgcagattaaaaaatataaaataaaagaatgtaTGTTGAATCGAgcttttaattcaatattttctcttaTTCGTCTTCCTAAACCCAATCGTGAatgattttccattttcatGCGAAAATTCTTTGTGGAAAAACAACTCGAGGATCCTGTTTCACCTAATTGCATTTATTTATACTGTTTTTCAACgttggggtgaatttatacacttAACTATGCACTAATTTACTACTAAACacataattcattcaatttcgcCGTTTAATTTGCTTGTCTATacatacataacctcaaattatttactgactCTACAGTGAAACAATTGAAAGATtgcagtttttgaaaatttgtatctGGCACGTCCACCAAATTTTAGACtctgttataaaaataattcaaagatTGGGTGGTCAAAATGTGTAATTGGAAAgcgattaattttatttataatttgatcaTTAAGGAATAATCACGTCAAAAATcaattgacaaatgacagatacCACTATAATTGTCATTATAAGTGTACATAATGACCGGATTCTAAAAAAGACAGTTGACACAGGACATAATTTATATGCGATCTGTAACAGCAGATGGGAGGATCTTCATGTCAAAAATCAGTTGACAGATGATAGATGCCAGTTTTATAGTTGACATAATGTACACTCTAACagctttaaaaatatcaatgattaaaacaaaactattttgaagtctaattcataatttaatacctttataagaattaaaaattgGATATAACGTAATTTAGGTACCAAAAAAGGCAAATGGAATAATTTTACATACAATCTTAAGGCATCCGGAGGTAATCCTCacgtcaaaaattatttgacagaTAAAAGATTATTTCGTGGTACGTGGTTAATCAAACAAATCACTCGTAATGATAAATGCTTTATTACCTGttgataaaaacaataaaacaaacatcTTACATAGAATTAGGGCTTGTTAAAGCACACGTCGTGCGCATGAGCTCTTCCACACATACAAGAGATCATGCGCTCTCTGTACAACGATACACATGCGCACAAATATAAATGTAGTTCTCTTAACAAAGATGCCGATAAAAGTTTTTCACATGAAATTACGAGAAGTAAAAAGTTATCTCAGggatataaattttcttatcaattcatattttcatttgggGAGTCGGAAACGAAGAAAAAACTTGGAAatctttttttgaatatatctcaaaaagatacgaaaaaaaatttcatacaaaaattgtagaggATGAAGTTGTTCATAAGTTACTTACCTAAGTACTTACTACTACTAGAGCTTATAAGAGGGCATTATACTGATATGTTTTTAaggattcaaatataaaatatctccTTTTAAATCTATGGAATTTTCCCGCGCGTATAATCTAAAACACGTTTCAGCAACTTGTTGCACCTTTTGAGGtaagaataattttgtttactagatataaaaatgtttatatttctcTAATTATCGATTAaaacagtattttttccattttctataatttatgtAGTAATTTTTGACCTCTTTCATCATTATCGGTACATTTGACCTACCACGGCTTTCGAATTTCTACAAAGAGGTTAAGGTTATCAAACTCGTACATAATTATATTactaaatacattttaaatttcTTGATATATAAATCGTATTGAtagagtaaataaaattttaataatctgaatatattttctgtgacaacaaattttaatttgaggTTAGTATTTAGTATCTTCTTCCAACTTAACCTTAAGTAATAATCAATTACTGTTCGAATAGCTTTATTCACATTTTAATCTATAAttactttgattattttttatttacattccaTTGATTCTACATTGATAAATTCATAATGAAGTGCttcttaaaaacattttttcaaccaCAGGttcaaaaagtattaaaatatcaGTTAAGCAGAACTTTTAGTAGTACGAATAAGATGAGTGatattagtaaaattttaaatgcGAATCTATGGGATTCCGATCCTGAATTATgggatttaataaaaaaagaaaaaaagcgTCAGGTAACCGGTTTAGAAATGATTGCTTCTGAAAACTTCACTACCATGCCTGTGTTACAATGTCTAAGTTCCTGTCTTCATAATAAGTATTCAGAGGGACTACCAGGACAAAGGTAAGTAAAATGCTCCTTTATTTTTATCAGCTCTCGAGCATATTGTGTTAGAAACGATATTTTGCTTATTTAAATTTCAGATACTATGGGggtaatgaatatatcgatgaaATTGAAATCCTGGCTCAGAAACGATCTTTAGAAGCTTATAAACTAGATCCTGAAAAATGGGGGGTTAATGTTCAACCATATTCAGGATCACCTGCCAATTTTGCAGTATATACaggtttattatttgtttttattccatattatttaatatttaaggataataaatgttttaatcGAGTCTTTGAATACTTTAgaagaagttttattttataggtGTCGTGGAACCTCATGGAAGAATTATGGGATTAGATTTACCAGATGGTGGTCACTTGACTCACGGTTTTTTTactggtaataaaaaaatatctgcaacttcaatttttttcgaatcgATGCCCTATAAGGTGAGTAAATGCTAATTCTTGAGAAATCATTGTACTGAGTTTTGcttgaaataattatgattgGTAAGTGAACAGCAATTTATGttcataaattcatttaatttcagaGAAAAATTATGACaacgtatatatttatatataattggaTATGCGTTCTAAAAGGAGTAGAAACTGCTCGATCAAGAGTTCTTTGACTCACTTCTTGTGGTGAGTCAATACACATCTCaccatttttcttaaaactaaaGTTCCTTGCATATTTTGGCTCCTTCCGCGGACTCCCATTTTGTTCAAATCACTAGTTATTTGGctgttttttttaactttactaTTATTTTATGTGTTCTATCCATAGTATGCTTTTATAAATCTGGTGATAGGCTCTTCAATTAAGATTTCTGTAATTTCAGTGTTCATATAGATTCTATACTGTCTGTCATATAACTTTTTTGACCTATTTATTCTacttatcatttttctttcaaagttttttcattAGCTTCATCGTTTCTCCTTTGGAGGTGGAGGTTTTCATAAGGACATAAttatcttttgaaataattcattgtAAGTCTCAACTCAGTGTTCAGGTCTCGATtaacaaaagttgaaaaacataaaataattacttaatctatattgtatattaatttgaaataatgcaGTGATGAAAGTATTGCATCCATGAAAACAATTTCTTCatacatatcaaaaatattgtttttcgtTAGTGATAAGAATTGTGTGTCGTTATTTTGGAAATGTTACTAAGTTGGAAGTTTTTGTGATAACAAGTAGTTATGACACTTTTAACAAGTCGTAAATAGATGACGTAATTTATAATATGACGTCAATCACTATACATTTACACAATAACAGTTTAATCTATATTCATTATACgtaaatcttttatttaaaaaattgcgCCAACTATTTTCCATTggctaaaataaaatttatagaaacgaTATTTTCTTCTagcatttttgtttttaataattttttattaacaatctaACACTTTAAATAACAAATGTAACTTTTTAATTGATGTGTACGAAGAAATTGGTAAAAATATTAAGAGATTCTCTTTTTCTGTTTTAGGTAGACCCAGACACTGGATTGATCGACTATAATAAACTTCTAGAATGTGCAAGACTATTTAGACCTAAAGTAATAGTAGCTGGTGTCAGCTGCCATTCGAGGGCCCTTGATTATAAGAAATTCAGAGAAATATGTGATGAAGTAGGagcttatttattttcagatatGGCACATATATCTGGCTTAGTAGCAGCAGGtaattattcatttgatttattatatcaTTCCTTTATTACTAACCTACTAGGTACATAATTCAATGGTGATGGTTTCGATTTATTCTTGGTATAGACAAAATTGTTGCTATTACATCTCCGAGTAGTCTGCTTGCAAAAAACTCTGCAGAAGTGGATGGTCCAGCTTGAGTATCAGATTACTCGAGCAACGACGAGATCAGTAAATCCATCAATGGGTCCAGAACTCATTGTGAGTGAAGCTGAAAATGTTGCTATTGCATTCCCGAGTAGTCTGCTTTCAAAACAAGATATATGGAAACACTCGGTATGAGATAAGCTAAGGCACACATAGAAGAGCCTCTTTTACCAAACAATGGAACCATTTAAACAGTTCCTAGGACTCTTATTGGAGCACTGACGTCTCAACGGATACTCAAAGACACAGTGTTTAGAAGAAAGTGCATTGTGCAGATTATATAGAGAACGAACATGTGAGAGACTATAAAATTTCAGAGCAATACTCCTAGGTGCATACGATATTGAAGATGAATATCTCTAGCAGCTAGACCATAGCTAAGAGATTAATAGAAAAGCTGCAAACACTGAGCATCCCCAGGGAACCAGCAAGAAAAGAGGACATGATAGATCCTTTGGGTAACTACCCACCAGTCACCTGGACACATCTTACAGTCTAGTTAGTGACGTTGGAAGGTTCAAACCAAGGTGTCTGATGAGGAAATTGGCAGTTTTAAAAGGGGGTGCGATAGGCTATCAGAAGGACTAAGTGCTCAATGGTCCCTGACCTCCCACAGCCGGActataaaatttgttgataaaactttttttctaggTGTAACTCCTAGTCCATTTGAATACAGTGATATAGTTTCTACAACCACTCATAAAAGTCTTCGTGGACCCAGAGCTGGTGTGATATTTTTCAGAAAGGGAGTGAAATCTGTGAACGCTAAAGGTGAAAAAATCATGTACGATTTTGAAAGTAGAATTAACCAAGCAGTATTTCCTGGATTACAAGGTAAGtttgtatcatttttgttttaaaggttattttatatttgagtcAAGTACTTATTATGTATATGTTTAGGTGGTCCCCACAATCATGCCATTGCCGCTATTGCCACATCAATGAAACAAGCCAGTACACCGGAATTCGTTACTTACGCCAAACAAATTGTAACAAACGCCAAACGATTAAGTGACGGTTTGCAATCCAAAGGATACAAAATAGTAACCGGTGGTACGGATTTACATTTGTTGTTGGTTGATCTTAGATCCGTGGGATTGACAGGAGCTAAAGCTGAATTAATTTTGGAAGAAATCAACATTGCTTGTAATAAAAATACGGTTCCTGGTGATAAAAGTGCTTTGAATCCATCAGGGATTAGATTAGGTGAGTTGGTCTCagtaaaattatcataatagttATTGAAAGACTAGTATAATCAATTTTGTCCAAGCggtaaatgttttattttttaggtacTCCGGCTTTGACGACTCGAAACTTGAAAGAAAAAGATATCGATGTGGTAGTCGATTTTCTAGATCGTGGATTAAAATTAGCGAAAGAAATTAGCAACATATCGGGACCTAAACTCGTCGATTTTAAAAAAGTCTTACACGACAATCcagatattcaaaataaaatagcGAAACTTAAAGATGAAGTTACTAAATACAGTGAACAATTTCCTCTACCGGGTTATTCAGAATAttgatcaaatttatttatttttaattattttaaatgaaaattgattctctatatatttttatattattaaaatactgTTTGCTATaaagtatgtatttttattttaacgtcgaatataatttttaacaaagtaTCTAggtacaaaaatatgaaaattatgtataGTTCGTTCagtataaaaattgtttgtcaACGTTGCcaagcctaacctaaccaatactAATAAGCTGGACTCTGGTCTTGACCGCTGGAGCTGAACTCTTGttgacaataaaatatttcatgtcATTTTGAAGCTACTGCTTTTAGCTTTACTACCCTTGAAGTGTTCGAAGGTACCCTGGAAATAAGGGAATTGGTTCTGGCCAATTTTCTGAACCTTTGCACAATGGTAGTTCCAAACAAGCTGATTAAAAGTCTCAATGGGTACAAAACTGTCCGAGGGTACTCTGGAAGGAgaggaatttcaaaaaaattgaccGAAATCCCTTCTCTTATGGTACCCTTGGACTCTTCATGGGTAGTTTCGGAATTTCGTGTCTATCGAGACATTTATTTGTGCCAAGTTTCTGTTAAATTGTCCAAAACCAAATTTCGATAAGGATTGAGCGGGGTGTTTTGAGACATACATACACTGCTACCCCTGAAGTGTTCGAAGGTACCGTGGTAAGAAGGGAATTGGTTTTGGTTGCAAAACTATCTCTGACAAGCCCAAGGGAGCCTTAAGAGGGGTTTCGGTCAGCTTTTTGGAAACTTGGCACGATAATAGTTTGAAGTAAACTGAATAAAAGTCTCCATGGGTTCAAAACCTTCCTAAAACTGCCACTAAACAGTCCGAAGGTTTTATGTGCCTTccatgaaaagaaaaaatgatctTGATGGCATAAAATGGTACATATAGTATGTTGTATGGGTGAATTTGGTGAAAggagaagataaaaaaaaaacggttaaCTGATGATCtagatagataattttattcaagTCATCAAATAATATTGAACCCTGAACCCCCATAATTACGCTTAAGGTATTTACAAAATGCAattgtttatacaaaaacatGCATATAAAAATCATGTTCGACTAAAATAgatgtttttacaaaatatatattctacaAAATATAATGTGTATCAAAAGGTTAATTTTCtattactattttattattattaatattattatcatatataataAGCATTAATGACTATGTATGTATATCGGTAGATAGTAAATAATGCAAAAatggtaaacaaaaaaaatatataacttgCATAAAAAGAATTAGCAACAAATACAgaatataaagttgaaattgtataaataaaaagcttgaatttaaaaaaaaataataaatggtcAAAAATAAGATCACTGATCCGTTTTACGAACCGGTGCTCACCCGATAAATGCTAAGTCATAAATATTAAACGCTCCTGgccatttttatatatgaaattaagcATGTTTAGATTAAAGTCgatattatttcactttttcataatataaattcaaaaattaatttattaaaccaaaattctatattttatataactcaATTTTCATCGTACCacatataaaaatcaatttcacgAAATTAAATAAACCTTAATCTAAACAAAAGATAAATACGCCTATAAGTactagaaaaaataaagtatttacaTAAAAGCGATTATTTTATTGGCAAGGTAAATGCCAGTTAATTCTTGTTAattaccaattaaaaaaaaataataattcggtaataattattaaaaaaaaaaaagatacgTTTAATTTGGGGTGTCATCACCATCCATCGCCTCATCTTGCGTTGTGGAATCATCTCCAGAACAGTTTCCGCTGGTTTGTATAGAACCTCTTTTAGTTGAGCTCAGTCTCGATGATGATATTCCCATAGTTCCTCGCCTGTAAACACACGAAAACgttcaatttttctcaaaataccATACATTCACTATAAAACAACATGCAACAAACAATTTTCGGTTAAAATATTGATCGATCAGCTATAGGGGGTAAGTTTaccaaaaaactaataacaaatcATGTGAATCTGATCCCTCTTTCATTCATTAATTGAAAACAATGTTAGTATGGGGGAAACAAGATAATTAATTCGGAACGAAGGAATAATTTAAAGGGGGACACTCGGAACTCACTTGATTTCAAAAGCTACCCCCCACATTTTCTTAACCGTTTCCGGTAAACTTGTTTGCAATTGTTCGTTTGTTGTAAAAGCAGGTAAAGTGGTTATCTGAgaaatactaaataataaaattcaatttgtgtTTTACCAAACTAGAATCTGCAGTATTGGAAAAAGTAAAATCCCCCAATCGAGTTAATTTGAATCTaccaatataaatttcaataccCAAAACTATTATACACAGTTATTTAGCTGTAATTCTCAATCTCAATTATAAGATTTGTAGttctatcaaaaataaagaaatttatcatTCGGAGACAAATCTGGTGATATAGAAGGCTGTAAAGTATGACCTGAACAAATTTACTGAAACTGTAAATTCATCGGTTAACTATAATGAtgtttttaatcataatttgataaaaatactgTCCTGGGGTTTTTTGTTCAAACCACTAACAACAAGAAGGGGCTTATCTAATACATTCTATCTACTTTCCggtaaaattagaaatttagtGGAACGGTCAAGTTTTATTGAAAAGCACATTAGTAGAttgcaaataaatatattttacactgttttattcattttttccaatactATATATATAGTGTGTccatgaaattgaaattatgaaaactaacctcaatttttattttacacgattatttggtttcaataaaatggacaatctgtataaataaaaatataagcataaaaatgaaactaatttaacggtataatattttttattaacagctgaatgatttgttttttttttttttaattaatgaagGATGATTAATATGTACATTTTGCAGCcaattaaaagttaaaaacaAGCAATTCTTTTTTGACACAAGTATTttcgccagcaaacaattttgATTACTTTGTCACATACCAAATTTTATTTCCTCGTGGGTCATTTGAGgctagaaaataatttatataatttgttttcgtTAAATCAAAAGATATACATTAATTAATAGTGAATAGCATTAATCTACCATGTCATCAACCCAAAAGGAGTACCAGAGGAAATTTTATGAAACTAGCACAAAGGGGATgaatataatttccaaaaaaaaaaaaaagagtacGAACGCTTTTTATCAACCTAAAGCCTTTATGAGGTGTAGTAAGGTACTACTACAAGAAAGAGTTTCATATATCTCTTCATTGGCACAGGATATTGTCCTTTTTAAGATTAGGTCTAGTAGAAATTGTTCGGTGTCAATTTTGTAGAGAggaagaagaaattttgtttcacCTAGTACTACAGTACCTCACTATTGCAATGTTTTGGACTAGGAATGGAGATGTAACCTTTTTGAACACGGTAAAGATACTAgctttcattaaaatttgaaatcgaGCCGTAGATGTGGAAAATTGTTTATCTGTGATGTAGTAAACTAGTCCTAGAATTGTTTCGGGAGAACTTCCAGACTAGATCAATCAAAAAAGTTCCTTTGGTACCACTGGATATGAAAACTAGCTACACCAACTCCTAATTAACACATGAAGCACCTGATGATATGGAGCCCCGCAGAAACTGACCAGTGCAGATTCGATGGgaaagaagatgaaacaccAGTTTACCTGGTCATGAAGAAATCAAAGGTGATACATTTTCCATAAAAGGAGTAGGAATGCCTTTTATTGGCTAATATCTTTTTCGGGGCATAGTAAAATGATCTTATAATGGAGTTTTGGGAGAAAGTTTCTTTGGTACCATTAGATCTGGAAATTGATTGGATCTAAACTACGCTTCCTCGCTGACACAGTTCACTGTCCGTTCTAAAGTATCTGATAACATCAGGCCTAGCAGAAATCGAACAGTGGAAGATATCATGGAAAAGATTTTGGACTAGCAATGAAGAATCCTTTTTCGTTATCTTCcagatgaaaaaatgtttattttgagaTTGGATCTGatagtaataaacaaaataatagtttaCCTCAGTTTACTCTTAAGATTATTGATTTCTCTGTTCATGGATTCGTGGGATTCCAACATATCTTCGCATTCCCGTTGCGCTTTCCGTTTCTGTGCCTTTTCTCTTGTTACTTCTTCTTCGGCTTCGTCTAATTGTCGTTTGAGTGCCTTAACGCGAGCGTTGGCTTTTTCTACTTGTTCCTTATATTGATCGGCGTGTCTTCGTTCGTCGTCCAACTGCATTACcaattctttaattttcttatcCAACTTCCTATTGGTCTTTTGTTGGGCAAGACGTTCTTTCGCTTCGACCTTAATAAACGACGGTAGTCAGTATCAGAAAGATTCGTTGTACTTAAACGATTTAAACGATCCTTAATGCTTACCTCTAATTGTTCTTCGAGGTTAGAAATTTTACTTTCCAACGCCGAAATTGTAGCTTTTGTTTTTGTCCTCTGAGCCGTTTCCAATTCGGCCAGTTTAGcttttaattctttattttgtttctcaagTAACAACCTCTGCGATTCTTGCTTTTGCGCTGCTGATCTTTCGCTGGACAATTCAGTGGTTAACTGTTCGATAGTCAATTGGGCTTTTCTTGCTCTATCTTGGAGGATTTCGTTGGTGCTTTGTTCCTCTTCGATTTCTTCTTCTAACGTTGCTATTCTCGCATCTAATCTGCGTTTCTCGTCGACGAGTAGGCTACCtgaagataaaataaatggtaagtaatatacatttttttttaatatgcaATCACAAGGAGTTTTAGGAACGACATACCTCCACTGGAGCATAAATATATTAGGGATTGCCTTACTTACTTACCGATTCtgaattttaacaaattatgtTTTACTAAATCCCAAATATTAATCAACATCAACCAGTGAGatatatcaaacaatttttCCATCTGAAAAGCTGCGATGATGAAGAATTGGTATGAAGATAGATCGATGAGCTCGATTGGGTATTTTTGGACCGAGTCATGACACTTATTTTGTACCGGGGCCCCCTACCGTAGCCTGGACAAGTAAGATCGGATGGAGTCTTATTGGAGAAACACTTCAAGCCTAATATTCATAACCGTATCAATTAAAAAGTCTGAGGAGGTTTCGGAAAGGTAAATGTCCCTTCAAATGCCACTTTTAAGGCGATAAATATGGCAAAGAGCGACAGAGCTTAGATACCTTGAAGGTAAAATGCTAACAGCCCTTCGGGAAGTGACACCTTCCCCTTTGGGAGTAGTTCATATATATTGGAGGCGAATAAGGGAACGTTCTAGTCATTAGTGTGATgtaatttcaacaattcaagATGTGGCCATCATCCGAAGATGAAATAATAACGAAACGATTTACGAAACACCATTAACGGTTGATTAATCAACTGGAGATGGGAAAATAGCGAGAAAACTTCAAATAGAAACATAATACtgacttttattattactacTGTTTATTTCTTCCAATAATTCATCTCTTTCGGCCTCAGCCGCCCTTCTGGCTTTTTCAGAATTAGCCACATCGTCCGTCAATTGTAATACTTCCGCTTCCAAAGTCTTGACTTTCCTTTCGGCTTCCTTACTCGAAGCGGCGTATTCGTCCCTAGCAGCTCTGCATTCTTCCGCGTCTCTTATCGCTTCTTTGCATTGTTGTTGGGATTTCTTCAACTGTTTCAGCGCGTCTTCTTTTACTTTGCAGTGTAGTTCGATTTGACTTTCCAATTCCTTGATATCTCCTAAAAAGAAACAGAGGGAATAATACCGGATAAATAATAAGTTGAGGATTATTTACCTTCCAACTTTTTTCTGGCGCTTACGGCGGCCGCTCTTTGTTTCCTTTCCTCGTCCAATTCGGCTTCCAGATCTCTGAGTTGTTTGACGATGCCTCTTCGTTTTTCTTCGGCCTGTTCTTCTTTAGCTTGGACGTCCCGTTCGAATTGCGCCCTGAGAGCTTGCATGTTGACTTCCAATCTAAGTTTGGCATCTTCGGTTAACTGCAGTTCGTCTTCGAGCTCTTCGTTTTGCGCTTTCAGCTCAGCCAATTGACTTTCTAGCGATCTCTTCGCTTTTTCCAATTCGTGAACGTTTTTGTCGGCCGTTCCTTGATTGTTAACCAATTCGTCGAGTTCCCCTTGTAGTTGTCTTCGAACTCTTTctaattcttcaattttaacGTTGGAATCGTCCAATTCGCGTTTCAGCGACAAAACCAGCGTTTCTTTGTCTCTAGCTTCCTTTTCCACTATATCTTTCTCGGCGGCTAATTGTTCGCTAACCGCTTTCTCTTCGGCTAATACTTTATCGAAGTTCTTTTGCTTTTTCTCTAATTCGGAAACTTTTTGGCGTTGGGTCTCTAAATCGATATTGGCATCTTCCAATTCGGCAgctattttctttttacttcTTTCTAATTTATCATTGGCCACCGTTAATTCTTCTACTTGTCTTTGTAGGGCTTCCAAATCTTTTGCCAATTTCTTTTTGCTTTCTTCCAATATGGCAGCCTGTTCGGCTTCGTCTTCGGCTTTCTTTTTGGCATCGGCCAGTTGAGCGCTCAATATATTAACctgttaaaaatgaaaaaaaaaagttttagtgatacttgtaattttgtaattttgaaattgtcaTACTTGTTTTTCGATATTCTTCTTggcttcctcttcttcttccaGTTGTTCTTGTATGGCTTCTTTATCGGATTCTAATTGTCTTAGTTTAGAGCTTAGAGccaatttttgtttggtttctTCTTCTAATGCGGCTTGTGCTTCGGCGAATTGGGATTCGATTGTTGCTTGACTCTTAAATGCAGCTGAAGCTCTGCAAATACAAAATTGTATAGATTAGGGTAATTTGAAACTGACTATCACACAGTCCCCCCGTTTTTTGGATATAGAAATTCGAATAATCGTCGATACTTTTGTATAAGTCAATTTTGGAAACTAGTGTCATTGTTATatgctataaaaaattgaaaaattaacatttttgtataattttttttttaaattgtttggatttttgtatagattgaaaacaaaaatatgaaaatttcatttaatcaattaattaagaaatataaatgataatatgtgacaaaatgtcaattttaagAACATCATTATTACTTCTAGAAATTAATAGttaaaaatcaagattttttcttggttttttctGGTATAGATtaaggaaaaatttataaaaacttcattcgattattatataaaaaaatacaaacgaTAATATGTGCAAAAAggtgaattttgaaataaaaagttattttgagttgtaaaaacaacaaaaatatttttttttgtatgaattttgtttcaatttgtttgttttttttgtatatattgagaaaaaaatataaaaacttcattcgattacttgataaaaaaatataaatgataatatatcagaaatttaaGGAAGTTATTATTATCAGcattaaaaacatgaaaaattaacCTTTTTgt harbors:
- the LOC130900211 gene encoding serine hydroxymethyltransferase, producing the protein MSDISKILNANLWDSDPELWDLIKKEKKRQVTGLEMIASENFTTMPVLQCLSSCLHNKYSEGLPGQRYYGGNEYIDEIEILAQKRSLEAYKLDPEKWGVNVQPYSGSPANFAVYTGVVEPHGRIMGLDLPDGGHLTHGFFTGNKKISATSIFFESMPYKVDPDTGLIDYNKLLECARLFRPKVIVAGVSCHSRALDYKKFREICDEVGAYLFSDMAHISGLVAAGVTPSPFEYSDIVSTTTHKSLRGPRAGVIFFRKGVKSVNAKGEKIMYDFESRINQAVFPGLQGGPHNHAIAAIATSMKQASTPEFVTYAKQIVTNAKRLSDGLQSKGYKIVTGGTDLHLLLVDLRSVGLTGAKAELILEEINIACNKNTVPGDKSALNPSGIRLGTPALTTRNLKEKDIDVVVDFLDRGLKLAKEISNISGPKLVDFKKVLHDNPDIQNKIAKLKDEVTKYSEQFPLPGYSEY